From a region of the Micropterus dolomieu isolate WLL.071019.BEF.003 ecotype Adirondacks linkage group LG21, ASM2129224v1, whole genome shotgun sequence genome:
- the letm2 gene encoding LETM1 domain-containing protein LETM2, mitochondrial: MAVFSHQVLLAVTRSRGSYLLSKRHSCSSLSSKAFFHIDPPGHGSSLLTLKHSRYGYSHCYRGLSRGHNSALLARSLHSSGVWHQDIKQEDTKASPAAAQDASPAAKNDSVTTSSQPQPPSTPTPTPTSTTATTAAAVPPVQERAVLKKSVYQRIVDELKHYYNGFRLLGIDIKIAGRMVWRLLHGQLLTRRERRRLMRTCADLFRLVPFMVFVIVPFMEFLLPVFLKLFPEMLPSTFETESKKEEKQKKGLAAKLELAKFLQETIAEMARRNKAKAQTDDETQRFSTYVQQVRGTGEQPTTKDIVRFSKLFEDELTLEHLERPQLVALCKLLELQPIGTNNLLRFQLMMQLRTIKSDDEMIAAEGVPAMSVSELQAACRSRGMRSLGLTTDQLRVQLQQWLDLHLKENVPPSLLLLSRAMYLTDLKPKAPVIPPVPKLEKATPPPVENTGANTTSVSADMLADPALIIKDRPVEELRDKAPVVSDKPLTPAEVLQAKAATEVSQKSKMSANGV, encoded by the exons ATGGCAGTCTTTAGTCATCAGGTGCTCCTTGCAGTCACAAGATCAAG GGGATCGTATTTGTTATCCAAGAGGCACAGCTGCTCCTCCTTGTCTTCCAAAGCCTTTTTCCACATAGACCCTCCAGGCCACGGCTCGTCCTTATTGACACTTAAGCACTCCCGCTACGGCTACTCCCACTGTTACAGAGGCCTCAGCCGTGGACACAACTCCGCCCTGCTCGCCCGCTCTCTACACAGCTCAGGTGTTTGGCACCAAGACATAAAGCAGGAGGACACTAAGGCCTCACCCGCAGCCGCACAGGATGCTTCTCCAGCGGCAAAAAATGACTCTGTGACCACTTCATCCCAGCCCCAACCCCCATCAACTCCCACTCCGACGCCCACATCCACAACCGCCACCACAGCAGCCGCCGTCCCTCCGGTGCAGGAGAGGGCGGTCTTGAAAAAATCTGTGTATCAGAGGATTGTGGATGAGTTGAAGCATTACTACAATGGCTTCCGATTACTCGGCATCGACATCAAGATTGCAGGCAGGATGGTGTGGAGGCTGCTACATGGACAGCTGCTCACACGCCGAGAGAGGAGACGG CTGATGAGGACTTGTGCCGATCTGTTCCGTCTGGTGCCCTTCATGGTGTTTGTCATCGTTCCTTTCATGGAGTTCCTTCTTCCGGTCTTCCTCAAACTCTTCCCAGAGATGTTGCCCTCCACCTTCGAGACAGAGTCGAAGAAG gaggagaagcagaagaaggGTCTGGCAGCTAAGCTGGAGCTGGCCAAGTTTCTCCAAGAGACCATCGCTGAGATGGCTCGAAGGAATAAAGCAAAAGCTCAGACAGATGACGAGACGCAGCGCTTCTCCACATATGTCCAGCAG GTTCGGGGCACCGGTGAGCAGCCCACCACGAAGGACATCGTCCGGTTTTCGAAGCTGTTTGAGGACGAGCTGACGCTAGAGCACCTGGAGCGCCCCCAGCTGGTGGCTCTGTGTaagctgctggagctgcagcCCATCGGCACAAACAACTTGCTGCGTTTTCAGCTGATGATGCAACTCAGGACCATCAAGTCAGACGATGAG ATgattgcagcagagggtgtgcCAGCCATGAGTGTGTCAGAATTACAGGCAGCGTGTCGTAGTCGAGGGATGCGGTCTCTGGGTCTCACCACAGACCAGCTACgtgtgcagctgcagcag TGGCTGGACCTGCACCTGAAGGAGAACGTTCCTCCATCGCTGCTGCTTCTCTCCAGAGCCATGTATCTGACGGACCTCAAACCAAAAGCCCCAGTCATCCCGCCTGTTCCCAAACTTGAG aaaGCTACTCCTCCTCCAGTGGAGAATACAGGAGCGAACACGACCTCAGTCAGTGCTGACATGTTGGCGGACCCTGCTCTCATCATTAAAGACAGACCG gtGGAGGAGCTACGGGACAAGGCACCTGTGGTGTCAGACAAACCTCTGACTCCTGCTGAAGTCCTTCAG GCTAAAGCAGCAACAGAGGTGTCCCAGAAGAGCAAGATGAGTGCCAATGGCGTGTAA
- the LOC123959859 gene encoding major prion protein homolog has translation MSKGGYPKQPKQFNQGGYPQQPGHPAGGYPAAGYPARGSPYGGSYGGYASYGGYPGGYINQNPNNQILSPHYGGSFGYGGHGVGGGSPFSQSVHAMGVRPNDNSRGFGRSAVMAAGGGAIVGMALGYGLGRFPRPPFNFHNSQEEYYYNNYMYRKYGARSTDTNDYSRDYRYSQLPETYDGYMDACMKRTDLLPAGNRQPNSKPAATTTTTTTSVTNTATAATATGSNATKSNNTAAENSLTSAPLHESEANPVPPASQVLRKTATVDEDDDTVSIVEIGYPALINQLKVRRCLELYMVYSEKYLKRQTGGVQGLEMGSRGLLAVVTSTILMLLNSNMLMLLH, from the coding sequence ATGTCTAAGGGTGGGTACCCCAAACAGCCTAAACAATTTAACCAAGGAGGTTACCCCCAGCAGCCAGGACACCCAGCTGGGGGCTATCCAGCTGCAGGTTACCCAGCACGGGGCTCCCCATACGGAGGAAGTTATGGTGGTTATGCCAGTTATGGTGGTTATCCAGGTGGATACATCAACCAAAACCCAAACAACCAAATCCTGAGCCCTCACTATGGTGGCAGCTTTGGTTATGGGGGCCATGGTGTTGGGGGCGGCTCTCCCTTTTCCCAATCAGTTCATGCAATGGGCGTGCGTCCCAACGATAATTCCAGAGGTTTTGGGCGCAGTGCGGTGATGGCAGCAGGTGGAGGGGCTATAGTAGGAATGGCCCTGGGCTACGGGTTAGGAAGGTTCCCCCGTCCTCCCTTCAACTTCCACAACTCCCAGGAGGAGTATTACTACAACAACTACATGTACAGGAAATATGGTGCGAGGTCTACCGACACCAACGACTACAGCAGAGACTACAGGTACAGCCAACTCCCTGAGACCTATGATGGCTACATGGACGCCTGCATGAAGAGGACAGACCTTCTACCTGCAGGGAACAGACAGCCAAACAGCAAACCTGCTGCcacaactacaaccacaactACTTCTGTAACTAACACAGCCACTGCTGCCACAGCCACTGGCAGCAATGCAACAAAgagcaacaacactgcagcagaaAACTCCTTGACCTCTGCACCTCTACATGAGTCTGAAGCCAATCCTGTGCCTCCAGCTTCACAGGTTCTCAGAAAAACTGCTACTGTTGATGAAGACGATGATACAGTCAGCATCGTGGAGATCGGCTACCCAGCACTGATCAATCAGCTGAAGGTCCGGAGATGCTTAGAGCTGTACATGGTTTACTCTGAAAAGTACTTGAAGAGACAAACCGGAGGGGTGCAGGGACTGGAGATGGGCTCGCGAGGGCTTTTAGCTGTGGTCACCAGTACTATACTGATGCTACTGAATAGCAACATGCTAATGCTGCTGCACTGA